The following proteins are co-located in the Acidobacteriota bacterium genome:
- a CDS encoding Uma2 family endonuclease, with product MTAVAELAVAEAVIDDSDYEIVNGVKEVKMAGALHGRTIMRLGWRLAMHVEQNQLGDMYSPDTTFLIGANERLPDLAFLAKERIPAEGVPFGKWDIAPDLAVEVISPNDIYTNVKTKLSDYFNAGVREVWIVEPETKLVTIYQSLTRDRILSEDDQLTSDLLPGFTCRVGDLF from the coding sequence ATGACTGCAGTTGCAGAATTAGCGGTGGCCGAAGCCGTCATTGATGACAGCGACTACGAAATTGTAAATGGTGTTAAGGAGGTCAAAATGGCCGGAGCTTTGCACGGACGCACGATTATGCGTTTGGGATGGCGGTTGGCGATGCACGTCGAGCAAAACCAGCTTGGTGATATGTACAGCCCGGACACTACGTTTCTCATTGGCGCGAATGAGCGGTTGCCTGATCTGGCGTTTCTTGCCAAAGAACGCATCCCCGCAGAAGGCGTGCCGTTTGGCAAATGGGACATTGCCCCCGACCTCGCCGTCGAAGTCATTTCGCCCAACGATATTTACACCAACGTCAAAACCAAACTCAGTGACTATTTCAACGCTGGCGTGCGCGAAGTTTGGATCGTCGAACCGGAAACCAAGCTGGTGACGATCTATCAATCGCTCACCCGCGACCGCATCCTGAGCGAAGACGATCAACTGACCAGCGACTTGCTACCC